One Misgurnus anguillicaudatus chromosome 22, ASM2758022v2, whole genome shotgun sequence DNA segment encodes these proteins:
- the cnot6l gene encoding CCR4-NOT transcription complex subunit 6-like isoform X1, which produces MPKEKYDPPDPRRLYTIMSAEEAASGKKSHWTELEISGRVRSLSTSLWTLTHLTALHINNNNLSRIPPEIAKLPNLVYLNLSSNKLRSLPAELGNMVTLRELLLNNNCLRVLPYELGRLFQLQILGLKGNPLSQDILNLYQESDGTRKLLNYMLDNLAVHPEQLPQRPWITLKERDQMMSTAVFTVMCYNVLCDKYATRQLYGYCPSWALNWEYRKKGIMEEITNCDADIISLQEVETQQYYAFFLETLKERGYDGFFCPKSRAKLVSEQERKHVDGCAVFFKTEKFALVQKHTVEFNQVAMANSEGSEVMLNRVMTKDNIGVAVLLEVKKDLFASGLKECPEKQHLLVANAHMHWDPEYSDVKLIQTMMFLSELKSIAERASSSINSASPTSDASSIPIVLCADLNSLPDSGVVEYLSSGGVAENHKDFKELRYSDCLNNFSCNGKPDGSVTHSFQLKSAYEGNLMPYTNYTYDFKGVIDYIFFSKTHMSVLGVLGPLETQWLRDNNITGCPHPHIPSDHFSLLAQLEYHPPLPTLNGLHLSVHR; this is translated from the exons ATGCCCAAAGAAAAATATGACCCTCCAGACCCACGCAGATTATACACCATCATGTCTGCTGAGGAGGCGGCCAGTGGAAAGAAATCACACTGGACCGAGTTGGAGATTTCTG GGCGGGTCAGAAGCCTGAGCACCTCATTATGGACACTGACCCATTTGACTGCCCTTCacatcaacaacaacaaccttAGCCGGATTCCTCCTGAAATCGCAAAGCTTCCCAATCTTGTGTACCTTAACCTATCCTCCAACAAACTACGCAGCCTGCCAGCAGAACTCGGCAATATGGTGACTCTCAG GGAATTGCTTTTGAACAACAATTGTTTACGAGTTTTACCTTATGAACTTGGTCGGCTGTTCCAGTTGCAAATACTTGGACTCAAAG GTAATCCACTGTCCCAAGATATACTCAACCTTTATCAGGAGTCTGATGGAACAAGAAAGTTATTAAATTACATGCTTGACAATCTTGCAG TACACCCAGAACAGCTACCCCAAAGGCCTTGGATCACTTTAAAGGAGCGAGACCAAATGATGTCCACAG CTGTCTTCACAGTTATGTGCTACAATGTACTATGTGACAAGTATGCAACAAGGCAGCTGTACGGCTACTGTCCCTCCTGGGCTCTTAACTGGGAGTACAGGAAGAAGGGTATCATGGAAGAGATCACAAACTGCGATGCTGACATCATCAGCCTACAg GAAGTGGAAACACAACAGTACTACGCTTTCTTTTTGGAAACATTAAAGGAACGTGGATATGATGGATTTTTCTGCCCAAAGTCTCGTGCCAAACTCGTGTCCGAACAGGAGCGGAAACATGTAGACGGCTGTGCTGTATTCTTTAAGACCGAGAA aTTTGCTCTGGTGCAGAAACACACGGTGGAGTTCAATCAAGTTGCCATGGCAAATTCAGAGGGCTCAGAGGTTATGCTTAATAGAGTCATGACCAAAGACAACATCGGAGTAGCTGTCTTGTTGGAGGTGAAAAAAGACCTGTTTGCTAGTG GTTTAAAGGAGTGTCCAGAGAAGCAACATCTGTTGGTAGCCAACGCCCATATGCACTGGGATCCAGAATACTCAGACGTGAAGCTCATCCAGACCATGATGTTCCTCTCTGAGCTGAAGAGCATCGCTGAGAGAGCCTCAAGCTCCATCAACTCTGCCTCACCCACTTCAGACGCAAGCTCCATACCCATCGTCCTGTGTGCTGACCTCAACTCCCTCCCAGACTCTG GTGTGGTGGAGTATCTGAGCAGTGGTGGAGTTGCAGAAAACCACAAAGACTTTAAGGAACTGCGCTACAGTGACTGTTTGAACAACTTCAGTTGTAACGGCAAACCTGACGGCAGCGTCACGCACAGTTTTCAGCTGAAGAGCGCTTACGAAGGGAATCTCATGCCCTACACAAACTACACCTATGACTTCAAG GGTGTGATTGATTACATCTTTTTCTCTAAGACACACATGAGTGTCCTGGGAGTTTTGGGTCCGCTGGAGACTCAGTGGCTGAGGGACAACAACATAACCGGCTGCCCTCACCCTCACATCCCCTCCGATCATTTCTCTCTCCTGGCTCAGCTGGAATATCACCCACCTTTGCCCACCCTCAACGGGCTGCATCTGTCCGTTCACAGGTAG
- the mrpl1 gene encoding large ribosomal subunit protein uL1m, which yields MAASSRSLLRVLSRCQSQYFSVSCSTLTSHRHLPVRSYAAAARQVQKEKKEAAAQEKVVKEKRKIDDKDRHKPYGLTAWAPLDDVYLVRYYPKPVYNTPVAIEMLKDFQKLDFTPENQPVYINLRLDMKLEKKRKVDPFVSTMHLPHPFKSDINKVVVFTENPDQARIAMENGATVAGGVELVEKILADEITADFYLAEPEIIQKLLPLKNKLRKKFPKSKRGSVGVNIPKMLALFKTGHEYVVEDTYVNTQVATLDMSTEFILENIKAVCKDVASHKPAEFGTFIERAVMCSRTSEGLHIKIEDLLPQEQKKA from the exons ATGGCTGCCTCCTCTAGGAGTTTATTAAGAG TCTTATCCAGATGTCAGAGTCAGTACTTTTCAGTTTCCTGCAGTACACTGACCTCACACAGACACCTGCCTGTCAGATCCTACGCTGCTGCCGCTAG GCAGGTgcagaaagaaaagaaagaagcGGCGGCTCAAGAAAAGGTGGTAAAAGAGAAAAGAAAGATTGATgacaaagacagacataaaCCCTATGGACTCACTGCCTGGGCTCCATTAGATGATGTATACTTGGTCAGGTATTATCCTAAACCCGTTTACAACACTCCAGTGGCCATCGAAATGCTAAAGGACTTTCAAAAGTTGGATTTCACACCTGAAAACCAACCTGTTTACATTAACCTGCGCCTGGACATGAAGCTAGAGAAAAAG AGAAAAGTGGATCCATTTGTTAGCACAATGCATTTACCACACCCATTCAAGTCTGACATCAACAAAGTTGTGGTTTTCACTGAG AACCCAGATCAAGCCAGAATAGCAATGGAGAATGGAGCAACAGTTGCAGGTGGGGTGGAGCTGGTTGAAAAG ATTTTAGCAGATGAGATTACAGCAGATTTTTACTTGGCTGAGCCAGAGATCATACAAAAGCTTctccctttaaaaaataaactaagGAAGAAGTTTCCCAAGAGCAAGAGAG GTTCAGTTGGGGTGAATATCCCTAAAATGCTTGCATTATTCAAGACCGGTCATGAATACGTTGTTGAGGACACCTATGTCAACACACAAGTTGCAACA CTCGACATGTCTAcagaatttattttagaaaacattaaaGCCGTATGTAAAGATGTGGCCAGCCACAAACCAGCAGAATTTG GGACGTTTATTGAGAGGGCAGTCATGTGCAGCAGGACAAGTGAGGGTTTGCACATCAAAATTGAGGATTTATTACCACAGGAACAAAAGAAGGCATGa
- the cnot6l gene encoding CCR4-NOT transcription complex subunit 6-like isoform X2, translating into MPKEKYDPPDPRRLYTIMSAEEAASGKKSHWTELEISGRVRSLSTSLWTLTHLTALHINNNNLSRIPPEIAKLPNLVYLNLSSNKLRSLPAELGNMVTLRELLLNNNCLRVLPYELGRLFQLQILGLKGNPLSQDILNLYQESDGTRKLLNYMLDNLAVHPEQLPQRPWITLKERDQMMSTAVFTVMCYNVLCDKYATRQLYGYCPSWALNWEYRKKGIMEEITNCDADIISLQEVETQQYYAFFLETLKERGYDGFFCPKSRAKLVSEQERKHVDGCAVFFKTEKFALVQKHTVEFNQVAMANSEGSEVMLNRVMTKDNIGVAVLLEVKKDLFASGLKECPEKQHLLVANAHMHWDPEYSDVKLIQTMMFLSELKSIAERASSSINSASPTSDASSIPIVLCADLNSLPDSASLGMLAFSHRCGGVSEQWWSCRKPQRL; encoded by the exons ATGCCCAAAGAAAAATATGACCCTCCAGACCCACGCAGATTATACACCATCATGTCTGCTGAGGAGGCGGCCAGTGGAAAGAAATCACACTGGACCGAGTTGGAGATTTCTG GGCGGGTCAGAAGCCTGAGCACCTCATTATGGACACTGACCCATTTGACTGCCCTTCacatcaacaacaacaaccttAGCCGGATTCCTCCTGAAATCGCAAAGCTTCCCAATCTTGTGTACCTTAACCTATCCTCCAACAAACTACGCAGCCTGCCAGCAGAACTCGGCAATATGGTGACTCTCAG GGAATTGCTTTTGAACAACAATTGTTTACGAGTTTTACCTTATGAACTTGGTCGGCTGTTCCAGTTGCAAATACTTGGACTCAAAG GTAATCCACTGTCCCAAGATATACTCAACCTTTATCAGGAGTCTGATGGAACAAGAAAGTTATTAAATTACATGCTTGACAATCTTGCAG TACACCCAGAACAGCTACCCCAAAGGCCTTGGATCACTTTAAAGGAGCGAGACCAAATGATGTCCACAG CTGTCTTCACAGTTATGTGCTACAATGTACTATGTGACAAGTATGCAACAAGGCAGCTGTACGGCTACTGTCCCTCCTGGGCTCTTAACTGGGAGTACAGGAAGAAGGGTATCATGGAAGAGATCACAAACTGCGATGCTGACATCATCAGCCTACAg GAAGTGGAAACACAACAGTACTACGCTTTCTTTTTGGAAACATTAAAGGAACGTGGATATGATGGATTTTTCTGCCCAAAGTCTCGTGCCAAACTCGTGTCCGAACAGGAGCGGAAACATGTAGACGGCTGTGCTGTATTCTTTAAGACCGAGAA aTTTGCTCTGGTGCAGAAACACACGGTGGAGTTCAATCAAGTTGCCATGGCAAATTCAGAGGGCTCAGAGGTTATGCTTAATAGAGTCATGACCAAAGACAACATCGGAGTAGCTGTCTTGTTGGAGGTGAAAAAAGACCTGTTTGCTAGTG GTTTAAAGGAGTGTCCAGAGAAGCAACATCTGTTGGTAGCCAACGCCCATATGCACTGGGATCCAGAATACTCAGACGTGAAGCTCATCCAGACCATGATGTTCCTCTCTGAGCTGAAGAGCATCGCTGAGAGAGCCTCAAGCTCCATCAACTCTGCCTCACCCACTTCAGACGCAAGCTCCATACCCATCGTCCTGTGTGCTGACCTCAACTCCCTCCCAGACTCTG CATCACTAGGTATGCTGGCATTTTCTCACAGGTGTGGTGGAGTATCTGAGCAGTGGTGGAGTTGCAGAAAACCACAAAGACTTTAA